The following proteins are co-located in the Agelaius phoeniceus isolate bAgePho1 chromosome 36, bAgePho1.hap1, whole genome shotgun sequence genome:
- the EPO gene encoding LOW QUALITY PROTEIN: erythropoietin (The sequence of the model RefSeq protein was modified relative to this genomic sequence to represent the inferred CDS: deleted 1 base in 1 codon), translating into MGAAGLCSLLLLLLLLGVPGRPQPRPEGPPSLCDPRVMERFILEARDAERGTAGCGPHCDLPEAVAVPDPGVNFNVWRSLDAGSRALEVARGQAALAAAVLRARELLRDPRVRPSLDRAYGAARSLARLLRGLPAPGPGAVRPPLTPPPSLRPRPPPSPPAPVRVRTLPRLLGVLSRFLRGKVRLYLADTCPR; encoded by the exons ATGGGGGCGGCGG ggctgtgctcgctgctgctgctgctgctgctgttgggggtCCCGGGGCGCCCCCAGCCCCGTCCCGAGGGCCCCCCCTCGCTCTGCGACCCCCGAGTGATGGAGCGCTTCATCCTGGAGGCGCGCGACGCCGAGCGCGGCACg GCCGGGTGCGGCCCCCACTGTGACCTCCCCGAGGCCGTCGCTGTCCCCGACCCCGGCGTCAACTTCAACGTGTGGCGGAGCCTGGAC GCGGGGTCCCGCGCGCTGGAGGTGGCCCGGGGCCAGGCGGCGCTGGCGGCCGCGGTGCTGCGGGCGCGGGAGCTGCTGCGGGACCCGCGGGTGCGGCCGAGCCTGGACCGGGCGTACGGAGCCGCGCGGAGCCTGGCGCGGCTGCTGCGGGGGCTGCCCGCGCCG GGTCCGGGGGCGGTCCGTCCCCCCCTGACCCCGCCCCCCTCCCTCAGGCCACGCCCCCCGCCGTCG CCCCCCGCCCCCGTGCGGGTCCGGACCCTCCCCCGGCTCCTGGGGGTCCTGAGCCGCTTCCTGCGCGGGAAGGTGCGGCTGTACCTGGCCGACACCTGCCCCAGGTGA
- the POP7 gene encoding ribonuclease P protein subunit p20, translating into MGVSTPMRGVAPGEAWPRSGSGGGAGRARMSSGRSAAPSPPPGALPGPPSRRRRRAPPTPGPAPPTPGSPPASAAAAAVPGSNDVFVTSRSDFRAQLRRCQRLLAPGGGPGGAPGELRLHGLGLAVPRTINLALQLQAGAGGALRLHASTSSVPLRDHRHRERPDSADSGDGDGDNPRHNSAIHIRLCREAPCA; encoded by the exons ATGGGCGTGTCCACGCCGATGCGGGGCGTGGCTCCGGGGGAGGCGTGGCCTCGTAgcggaagcggcggcggcgcgggacGCGCGAG aatgTCCTCGGGCCGCTCCGCAGCTCCGTCCCCGCCGCCGGGGGCGCTCCCCGGGCCCCCctcgcgccgccgccgccgtgcCCCGCCCACCCCGGGGCCAGCCCCGCCTACCCCGGGCTCCCCCCccgcctccgccgccgccgccgccgtccCGGGCAGCAATGACGTGTTCGTGACGTCACGCTCGGATTTCCGGGCGCAGCTGCGGCGctgccagcggctgctggcgccgggcgggggtcccgggggggctcccggggaGCTGCGGCTGCACGGGCTGGGGCTCGCCGTGCCCCGCACCATCAACCTGGCGCTGCAGCTGCAGGCGGGCGCGGGCGGCGCGCTGCGGCTCCACGCCAGCACCTCCTCCGTGCCCCTCCGCGACCACCGGCACCGCGAGCGCCCCGACAGCGCCGACAGCGGCGACGGCGACGGGGACAACCCGCGGCACAACTCGGCCATCCACATCCGGCTCTGCAGGGAGGCGCCCTGCGCGTGA